In Synechococcus sp. CB0101, a genomic segment contains:
- a CDS encoding dienelactone hydrolase family protein, with protein MARTASISSLTIPAEGGSLSADLTLPAQATGLVVFCHGSGSNRFSPRNQAVAERLQRSGLATLLCDLERSDAPSHGRTLTSLPPLQRRLLQLLDWTAQQGDLSNLPLGLFGGSTGAALALVAAAERPQQVKAVVSRGGRPDLVFQRLSDVRCPVLLLVGEHDVDVLELNAWAAGQLQVRNELVVIPQAGHLFSEPGCLEAVAEHTTSWLLEQFKASRFSPADDL; from the coding sequence ATGGCCCGCACCGCCAGCATCAGCAGCCTCACCATCCCCGCCGAAGGAGGCAGCCTCTCGGCGGATCTCACCCTGCCAGCCCAGGCCACCGGCCTGGTGGTGTTTTGCCATGGTTCCGGCAGCAATCGCTTCAGCCCCCGCAACCAAGCCGTGGCCGAACGGCTGCAGCGCAGTGGCCTCGCCACCCTGCTCTGCGACCTCGAACGCAGCGACGCCCCCAGCCACGGCAGAACCCTGACATCCCTGCCGCCCTTGCAGCGGCGCCTGCTGCAGCTGCTCGATTGGACAGCCCAACAAGGCGATTTGAGCAACCTGCCCCTTGGGCTGTTTGGCGGCAGCACCGGCGCGGCTCTGGCGCTGGTGGCAGCAGCCGAGCGACCGCAGCAGGTGAAGGCCGTGGTGTCACGCGGCGGCCGCCCCGATCTCGTGTTCCAGCGACTGAGCGACGTGCGCTGCCCCGTGCTGTTGCTGGTGGGTGAGCACGACGTGGATGTGCTCGAACTCAATGCCTGGGCCGCCGGCCAGCTGCAGGTGCGCAATGAACTGGTGGTGATCCCCCAGGCGGGCCATTTGTTTAGCGAGCCGGGATGCCTGGAGGCCGTGGCTGAGCACACCACCAGCTGGCTGCTGGAGCAATTCAAGGCGAGCCGATTCAGCCCTGCAGATGATCTGTAG
- a CDS encoding RNA polymerase sigma factor RpoD/SigA, translating into MSDAFGDYLRTIGRIPLLTAQEEVHLGTIVKDWMESNDPSPALQRRGRRALQRIVTANLRLVVTVALRYIRRLKHLAHDPMDLVQAGNLGLLRAAEKYDPTRGYKFSTYGYWWIRQSINRYLQEHSGSIRIPVNLVSLANRADSLQSLRSHPMSVEQLAEALQESPQRLLYAMAIQHRSNTVSLDQQLSGSDGDMTLLDTVTDDHQPLITDDYRWMHSQLQHLSTPELTVIQLRYGEDKQRSFAEVARLIGRSKDQVQRLERHALTKLRRHLTPALFPQ; encoded by the coding sequence ATGAGTGATGCTTTTGGCGACTATCTGCGCACCATTGGTCGGATTCCTTTGCTCACCGCCCAGGAGGAAGTGCACCTGGGCACGATCGTGAAAGACTGGATGGAGAGCAACGATCCCTCGCCGGCGTTGCAACGGCGGGGGCGCCGCGCCCTTCAACGCATCGTGACCGCCAATTTGCGCCTGGTGGTGACCGTGGCCCTGCGCTACATCCGCCGGCTCAAGCACCTGGCCCACGATCCGATGGATCTGGTGCAGGCCGGCAATCTGGGGCTGTTGCGGGCGGCGGAGAAATATGACCCCACCCGCGGCTACAAATTTTCCACCTACGGCTACTGGTGGATTCGTCAATCGATCAACCGCTATCTGCAGGAGCACAGCGGCAGCATCCGGATCCCTGTGAACCTGGTGAGCCTGGCCAATCGAGCTGATTCCCTGCAGAGCCTGCGCAGCCATCCCATGAGTGTGGAGCAGCTGGCGGAGGCGTTGCAGGAATCACCGCAGCGGTTGTTGTATGCCATGGCGATTCAACACCGCAGCAACACGGTGTCGCTCGATCAGCAACTCAGCGGCAGCGATGGCGACATGACTCTGCTGGATACGGTGACGGATGACCACCAACCGCTGATCACAGACGACTATCGCTGGATGCACAGCCAACTGCAGCATCTCTCCACGCCAGAGCTCACCGTGATTCAGTTGCGCTATGGCGAGGACAAGCAGCGCTCTTTTGCGGAAGTGGCTCGCTTGATCGGCCGCAGCAAAGACCAAGTGCAGCGGCTGGAGCGACATGCTCTCACAAAATTGCGGCGCCATCTCACACCGGCCCTCTTCCCTCAATGA
- the cfa gene encoding cyclopropane fatty acyl phospholipid synthase → MPVPASLAAVVEGADVRFNGDRPWDLQVHNPQLYGALLRHGSLALGNGYVRGDWDCEQLDELICRLLRANANRPLTLRSQVVELARILRDQLSNPQALRRSYVVGRRHYDIDPRVYAAMLDPQRVYSCGYWRHAETLAEAQDHKLRLICEKLELRPGMRLLDVGCGWGSLAAYACRHYGVEVVGITVSAQQASWIGEHLADLPIRVELCDYRQLPARDPGLFDRIASVGMFEHVGRRNDHTFFRTMQRLLHPNGLALLHTIGSARSTRRTDPWIDRYIFPGGRLPSARQLADGLEGHFLIEDWESFGHDYDHTLLAWWQNFEQAWPRLACDSTPEFFRFWRYYLLSCAGFFRSRQGQLWQVVLSRPERAAAYQSWRPARQEAPTRMLQDASIHGQACST, encoded by the coding sequence ATGCCTGTTCCCGCCAGTCTTGCGGCCGTTGTGGAGGGTGCCGATGTGCGTTTCAACGGCGATCGGCCCTGGGATCTGCAGGTGCACAATCCGCAGCTCTATGGAGCGTTGCTGCGGCATGGCTCCCTGGCGCTGGGGAATGGTTATGTGCGGGGCGACTGGGATTGTGAGCAGCTCGATGAGCTGATCTGCCGTTTGCTGCGCGCGAATGCCAATCGGCCCCTAACGCTGCGCTCCCAGGTGGTGGAGCTGGCCCGGATCCTGCGGGATCAGCTCAGCAATCCCCAGGCCTTGCGCCGCTCCTATGTGGTGGGCCGCCGCCATTACGACATTGATCCGCGGGTCTACGCGGCGATGCTGGATCCGCAGAGGGTGTACAGCTGCGGCTACTGGCGGCACGCAGAGACGCTGGCTGAGGCGCAGGATCACAAGCTGCGGCTGATCTGCGAAAAGCTGGAGCTGCGGCCGGGGATGCGGCTGCTGGATGTGGGATGCGGCTGGGGATCGCTGGCGGCCTACGCCTGCCGCCATTACGGCGTGGAGGTGGTTGGGATCACGGTGTCAGCCCAGCAGGCCAGCTGGATCGGTGAGCACCTGGCGGATTTACCAATTCGCGTGGAGCTGTGTGATTACCGCCAGCTGCCGGCGCGGGATCCAGGCCTGTTTGATCGCATTGCCTCAGTGGGCATGTTTGAGCATGTTGGCCGTCGCAACGATCACACCTTCTTCCGCACAATGCAGCGGTTGCTGCATCCCAATGGCCTGGCTTTGCTGCACACCATCGGCTCGGCCCGCAGCACACGCCGCACGGATCCGTGGATCGACCGCTACATCTTTCCCGGTGGGCGATTGCCATCGGCGCGTCAGCTCGCTGATGGGCTGGAGGGGCATTTCCTGATCGAAGACTGGGAAAGCTTCGGCCACGACTATGACCACACCCTGCTGGCCTGGTGGCAGAACTTCGAGCAAGCCTGGCCGCGCTTGGCCTGCGACAGCACCCCTGAATTCTTTCGGTTCTGGCGCTATTACCTGCTCAGTTGTGCTGGCTTTTTCCGTTCGCGCCAGGGTCAGCTGTGGCAGGTGGTGTTGAGCCGGCCTGAGCGTGCTGCTGCCTATCAATCCTGGCGGCCTGCGCGTCAGGAGGCGCCCACAAGGATGCTGCAGGACGCCTCGATCCATGGGCAAGCCTGCTCAACCTGA
- a CDS encoding cation-transporting P-type ATPase — translation MQLSAAEPISSLSAEKALAALQSSAQGLSSSEAFQRLQRCGPNRLPPQRQRPLILRLTDQFTHFMALLLWAAGGMAFLARTPELGWAIWSVVLINALFSFWQDFQAERTLAALTQVLPHQVRLWRDGDLQVLPADDLVPGDLIELEAGDQVPADCRVIEAAALYLNAAVLTGESLPVARTAQAQNQRLRTSEATNLLPAGTTVAAGRAQAVVYATGADTEFGQVAHLSAGTERAPSTLEIQVGRIVRTVTSIAVGMGALAFIAGVVLVGVGPLESLVFAIGIIVANVPEGLLPTVTLALALATQRMARERALVRRLSAVETLGCVSVICTDKTGTLTANAMALQNTWSSDEPLLLLLSGLCCNASEAVGDPTETALLQGAQQAGLDLADEQQRLPRQRELPFDSERRMMSVLVHWQADPRWPEPSSWMVCSKGAPLELLQHCSHWLRGGTITALGPAERQVVRSANDVMARQGHRVLAIACKPCDQPHLEEEELVLVGLVGLYDPPRPGVSQAIAACHHAGIKVTMVTGDYGLTAEAIARQIGLLDAPAHAGPDPIRVVNGSDLHRLSDAQLRQLLKFRSRLVFARMAPEQKLRLVQAYRALGDVVAVTGDGVNDAPALRAADVGIAMGRSGTDVAREAADIVLVDDNFATIVSAVRHGRGVYDNIRRFILYILASNVAEVAPFLTMLLLRIPAALTVLQILAVDLGTDLLPALGLGADLPQADVMQQPPRHRDQPLLDRPLLRQAYLFLGLLEGSLAMLGYGLTWWSHGVGLWPLRRLAPTLLHHQGSAELLLIQHEASAVALGSIVFAQVGTVLVCRGGRRFRANRLLWLGIATEVIAFVVLQGWPPLARTFQMAPIPSQLWWWLLLCIPAPLLAVQLRSLWRADPHGSNRALA, via the coding sequence ATGCAGCTCAGCGCAGCTGAACCGATCAGCAGCCTCAGCGCCGAAAAGGCCCTGGCGGCTTTGCAGAGCAGCGCCCAAGGCCTGAGCAGCTCCGAAGCCTTCCAGCGCCTGCAGCGCTGCGGCCCCAATCGCCTACCGCCGCAGAGGCAACGGCCGCTGATTCTGCGCCTGACGGATCAGTTCACCCACTTCATGGCCCTGTTGCTGTGGGCAGCAGGGGGCATGGCCTTTCTGGCACGCACGCCGGAGCTGGGCTGGGCGATCTGGAGCGTGGTGCTGATCAATGCTCTCTTCAGCTTCTGGCAAGACTTTCAAGCCGAGCGAACCCTGGCGGCGCTCACCCAGGTGCTGCCCCACCAGGTGCGGCTATGGCGCGATGGTGACCTGCAGGTGCTGCCTGCCGACGACCTCGTGCCGGGCGATCTGATCGAACTCGAAGCCGGCGATCAGGTGCCGGCCGACTGCCGGGTGATCGAAGCAGCAGCGCTGTATCTCAATGCAGCGGTGCTCACGGGTGAATCCCTGCCGGTGGCCCGCACCGCGCAAGCGCAGAACCAGCGGCTGCGCACCTCAGAAGCCACCAACCTGCTACCGGCAGGCACCACCGTGGCCGCAGGCCGGGCACAAGCTGTGGTGTACGCCACCGGCGCCGACACGGAATTCGGCCAGGTGGCGCATCTGAGTGCCGGCACCGAACGCGCCCCAAGCACGCTGGAGATTCAGGTGGGCCGGATTGTGCGCACCGTCACCAGCATCGCCGTGGGCATGGGCGCCCTGGCCTTCATCGCCGGTGTGGTGCTGGTGGGCGTGGGTCCGCTGGAGAGCCTGGTGTTCGCCATCGGGATCATCGTGGCCAACGTGCCGGAGGGGTTGCTGCCCACCGTGACCCTGGCCCTAGCCCTGGCGACGCAGCGCATGGCACGGGAGCGGGCCCTGGTGCGGCGCCTATCCGCGGTGGAAACACTCGGCTGCGTGAGCGTGATCTGCACCGACAAAACCGGCACCCTCACCGCTAACGCCATGGCGTTACAAAACACCTGGAGCAGCGATGAGCCCTTGCTGCTGCTGCTCTCGGGATTGTGTTGCAACGCCTCCGAAGCGGTTGGTGATCCCACGGAAACGGCGCTGTTGCAGGGCGCGCAGCAGGCGGGCCTCGATCTGGCAGACGAGCAACAGCGACTGCCGCGCCAGCGGGAGCTGCCCTTCGATTCCGAACGGCGAATGATGAGCGTGCTGGTGCATTGGCAGGCCGATCCGCGCTGGCCCGAACCCAGCAGCTGGATGGTGTGCAGCAAAGGCGCCCCCCTTGAGCTGCTGCAGCACTGCAGCCATTGGCTCCGGGGCGGCACGATCACGGCCCTCGGCCCGGCCGAACGGCAGGTTGTACGATCGGCCAACGACGTGATGGCCCGCCAGGGCCATCGGGTGCTCGCCATCGCCTGCAAGCCCTGCGATCAGCCGCACCTCGAGGAAGAGGAGCTGGTGCTGGTGGGGTTGGTGGGCCTTTACGACCCGCCGCGGCCTGGCGTGAGTCAGGCCATCGCCGCCTGCCACCACGCCGGCATCAAGGTGACGATGGTGACCGGCGACTACGGCCTCACCGCCGAAGCCATCGCCCGCCAGATCGGGTTGCTGGATGCGCCCGCCCATGCCGGCCCCGATCCGATACGGGTGGTGAATGGCAGCGATCTCCATCGCCTCAGCGATGCGCAGCTACGGCAGCTGCTGAAGTTCCGGTCGCGGCTGGTGTTTGCCCGCATGGCGCCGGAGCAGAAGTTGCGCCTGGTGCAGGCCTACCGAGCACTTGGAGACGTGGTGGCGGTCACCGGCGATGGCGTCAACGACGCCCCAGCCCTGCGGGCCGCTGATGTGGGCATCGCCATGGGCCGCAGCGGCACCGATGTCGCCCGAGAAGCCGCCGACATCGTGCTGGTGGACGACAACTTCGCCACCATCGTCTCGGCGGTGCGTCACGGCCGAGGCGTGTACGACAACATTCGCCGCTTCATCCTCTACATCCTCGCTTCGAATGTGGCGGAGGTAGCACCGTTTCTCACGATGCTGCTGCTGCGCATCCCTGCCGCCCTCACGGTGCTGCAGATCCTGGCGGTGGACCTGGGCACGGATCTGCTGCCCGCCCTGGGCCTTGGCGCCGACCTCCCCCAGGCCGATGTGATGCAGCAGCCGCCGCGCCATCGCGATCAACCCCTCCTGGATCGCCCCTTGCTGCGCCAGGCCTACCTGTTTCTCGGACTGCTGGAGGGAAGCTTAGCGATGCTGGGCTATGGCCTCACCTGGTGGAGCCATGGCGTTGGGCTCTGGCCATTGCGCCGCCTGGCACCAACCCTGTTGCATCACCAGGGCAGCGCTGAGCTGCTGCTGATTCAGCACGAGGCCTCCGCGGTAGCCCTGGGGTCGATCGTGTTCGCCCAGGTCGGCACGGTGCTCGTCTGCCGGGGTGGGCGGCGTTTCCGGGCCAACAGGCTGCTGTGGCTGGGCATTGCCACGGAGGTGATCGCCTTTGTGGTGCTGCAGGGCTGGCCGCCCCTGGCCCGCACCTTCCAGATGGCGCCGATCCCATCACAGTTGTGGTGGTGGCTGTTGCTGTGCATCCCGGCGCCACTGCTGGCGGTTCAACTCCGCAGCCTCTGGAGGGCTGATCCCCATGGTTCAAACCGCGCTCTGGCCTGA
- a CDS encoding phosphoribosyltransferase produces the protein MVQTALWPDRRHAGRALAQQLSNWCGRPQALVVGLPRGGIVVAAEVARQLRLPLASWAVRKLAHPHAPELALGAMAPGGVLIWDEDNARSYGLDSPQRQRLELEQRQELERRQQLYGDPPLAALRHRPLLVVDDGVATGLTVRAALQSLRQAEPNALVLAVPVIDRRVAAAIRPQLDGLVALAEVDDLWAVGAWYQRFEPVSDREVLRLMAAGNGDRASSAATAPRKERSDPI, from the coding sequence ATGGTTCAAACCGCGCTCTGGCCTGACCGCCGCCACGCCGGCCGGGCCCTGGCCCAACAACTCAGCAACTGGTGCGGCCGCCCCCAAGCCCTGGTGGTGGGCCTACCCCGCGGCGGCATCGTGGTGGCTGCCGAGGTGGCACGCCAACTGCGGCTGCCTCTGGCCAGCTGGGCGGTGCGCAAACTCGCCCATCCCCACGCTCCGGAATTGGCCCTAGGGGCCATGGCGCCAGGAGGGGTGCTGATCTGGGATGAGGACAACGCCCGCTCTTACGGCCTCGATAGCCCACAGCGCCAGCGCCTTGAGCTGGAGCAACGGCAAGAGCTGGAGCGCCGGCAGCAGCTCTATGGCGATCCACCGCTCGCCGCCCTGCGCCATCGCCCCTTGCTGGTCGTCGACGACGGGGTGGCCACCGGGCTCACAGTGCGCGCCGCCCTGCAATCCCTACGCCAGGCGGAGCCGAATGCCCTGGTGTTGGCGGTGCCGGTGATCGATCGGCGCGTCGCCGCGGCCATCAGGCCACAGCTCGATGGGTTGGTGGCCTTGGCGGAGGTGGATGACCTCTGGGCCGTGGGGGCCTGGTATCAGCGCTTTGAGCCCGTGAGCGACCGGGAGGTGTTACGGCTCATGGCTGCGGGTAATGGGGATCGAGCCAGCAGCGCGGCAACGGCTCCCCGGAAGGAAAGATCAGATCCGATTTGA
- a CDS encoding TspO/MBR family protein, protein MTAAIVILLVIGTLVVVIMPSQEEFAWFLRLRRPSWLSFEGLIPLIWVLIYGCFYASALLAWNRTASWGLMAGYLLLMVLVQSYTWLICRTRRLANGTVVGLAGWLWGVALTVVVAAPSQPAALLLIPYLLWSPVGTLVTWQMQRLNR, encoded by the coding sequence ATGACCGCCGCGATCGTGATCCTGCTGGTGATCGGCACCCTGGTGGTGGTGATCATGCCCAGCCAGGAGGAGTTCGCCTGGTTTCTGCGCCTGCGCCGGCCGAGTTGGCTCAGCTTTGAGGGCTTGATCCCGCTGATCTGGGTGCTCATCTACGGCTGCTTCTATGCATCGGCTCTCCTGGCCTGGAATCGCACCGCCAGTTGGGGGTTGATGGCTGGCTATCTGCTGCTGATGGTGTTGGTGCAGAGCTACACCTGGCTCATCTGCCGCACGCGTCGCCTGGCCAACGGCACGGTGGTGGGTCTGGCCGGCTGGCTCTGGGGCGTGGCGCTCACGGTGGTGGTGGCGGCCCCATCACAACCTGCGGCGTTGTTGTTGATTCCCTACCTGCTCTGGAGCCCGGTGGGCACGCTCGTCACCTGGCAGATGCAGCGCTTGAACCGTTGA
- the psbA gene encoding photosystem II q(b) protein, with the protein MTTLSSAAGRSGWRPFRAWITNTNNRIYIGWFGVLMIPCLLTATIVFAMAFVAAPPVDVDGIREPLSGSLLGGNNLISAAVVPSSNAIGLHFYPLWEASSVEEWLYNGGPYQLIVFHFLIGITAWMGRQWELSYRLGMRPWIAVAFSAPWAGAMAVLLVYPLGQGSFADGMPLGISGTFNFMLVLQAEHNVLMHPLHMLAVAGSFGGAFLAALHGSLVSSSLIRETTEQESINRGYLFGQKEPTYNIVAAHAYLGRLIMPYATSDNSRSVHLLLAAWPVIGIWCSALAVASFAFNLNGFNFNHSVLDHQGRVIPTWADVLNRGNLGIEAMHERNAHQFPLDLAARPVATNG; encoded by the coding sequence ATGACCACCCTTTCTTCCGCCGCCGGGCGTTCTGGCTGGCGGCCCTTCCGGGCATGGATCACCAACACCAACAACCGGATCTACATCGGTTGGTTTGGCGTGCTGATGATTCCCTGCCTGCTCACCGCCACGATCGTGTTCGCCATGGCCTTTGTGGCCGCTCCTCCAGTGGATGTGGATGGCATCCGCGAACCGCTCAGCGGTTCACTGCTGGGCGGCAACAACCTGATCAGCGCAGCCGTGGTGCCCAGCTCCAATGCGATCGGGCTGCACTTCTATCCCCTCTGGGAGGCGTCCAGCGTGGAGGAATGGCTCTACAACGGCGGGCCTTATCAGCTGATCGTGTTCCACTTCCTGATCGGCATCACCGCTTGGATGGGCCGCCAATGGGAACTGAGCTACCGGCTGGGCATGCGCCCCTGGATTGCCGTGGCCTTCTCGGCCCCCTGGGCCGGCGCCATGGCTGTGCTGCTGGTGTATCCGCTGGGGCAAGGATCCTTCGCCGATGGGATGCCCCTCGGCATCTCCGGAACCTTCAATTTCATGCTGGTGCTGCAGGCGGAACACAACGTGTTGATGCACCCGCTGCACATGCTCGCCGTCGCCGGCAGCTTCGGCGGAGCCTTCTTGGCGGCATTGCATGGATCGCTGGTGAGCAGCAGCTTGATTCGCGAAACCACCGAACAGGAATCGATTAATCGCGGCTACTTATTTGGCCAGAAGGAACCCACCTACAACATCGTGGCCGCTCACGCCTATCTGGGCCGGCTAATCATGCCCTATGCCACCAGCGATAACAGCCGCAGCGTGCATCTGTTGCTCGCCGCCTGGCCCGTGATCGGCATCTGGTGTTCGGCCCTGGCGGTGGCCAGCTTTGCCTTCAACCTCAACGGCTTCAACTTCAACCACTCAGTTCTTGATCATCAGGGCCGCGTGATCCCAACCTGGGCCGATGTTCTCAACCGCGGCAATCTCGGTATTGAAGCCATGCACGAGCGCAACGCCCATCAGTTTCCCCTTGATCTGGCGGCTCGGCCTGTTGCAACAAACGGCTGA